From a region of the Corallococcus coralloides DSM 2259 genome:
- a CDS encoding fatty acid desaturase family protein — protein MQPALAPVLASPAAPAGPGPSRDEWVELLRIRPARALGMAALHLGVWGLAGVGLAHVSGFWLKLPLWLLAAQGVMGLIQLDHDAWHDTLFPRPWQNRLFGNGLSLLVGIAYEPMRHDHLAHHRWNRTEKDPDAYNAGRRSPGLWALFYATVLLGLPLSLVYFNVLYPVQHFDAARLRRHARVLLGYGAFYALLFWLLAGHGLLGSAVECWLVPVLFASPLNGLKSISDHHANVWRGDRFHTATTVRSTRLVTFLWNGLNHHLDHHLYPRVPGYNLARLHARLRPGLLARGAPVFDSYLHVMWRALLAGPMVVEEDVRLVTLERKRP, from the coding sequence ATGCAGCCCGCCCTCGCCCCCGTCCTGGCTTCACCCGCTGCCCCCGCCGGGCCGGGCCCCTCCCGCGACGAGTGGGTGGAACTGCTGCGCATCCGCCCCGCGCGGGCGCTGGGCATGGCGGCCCTCCACCTGGGCGTGTGGGGGCTGGCCGGCGTGGGGCTCGCGCACGTCAGCGGCTTCTGGCTGAAGCTGCCCCTGTGGCTGCTGGCGGCCCAGGGCGTCATGGGGCTCATCCAGCTTGACCACGACGCGTGGCACGACACCCTCTTCCCGAGGCCCTGGCAGAACCGCCTCTTCGGCAACGGGCTCAGCCTGCTCGTGGGCATCGCCTACGAGCCGATGCGGCACGACCACCTCGCGCACCACCGCTGGAACCGCACGGAGAAGGACCCTGACGCCTACAACGCGGGCCGCCGCTCGCCCGGACTGTGGGCACTCTTCTACGCCACCGTGCTGCTGGGCCTGCCGCTCAGCCTCGTCTACTTCAACGTCCTCTACCCGGTGCAGCACTTCGACGCCGCCCGCCTGCGCCGCCATGCGCGGGTGCTGCTCGGCTACGGGGCCTTCTACGCGCTGCTCTTCTGGCTCCTGGCGGGCCACGGACTCCTCGGGAGCGCGGTGGAGTGCTGGCTTGTGCCGGTGCTCTTCGCCAGCCCCCTCAACGGGCTCAAGTCCATCTCCGACCACCACGCCAACGTCTGGCGCGGCGACCGCTTCCACACCGCGACGACGGTGCGCAGCACCCGGCTCGTCACCTTCCTGTGGAACGGCCTCAACCACCACCTGGACCACCACCTCTACCCGCGGGTGCCCGGCTACAACCTCGCGCGGCTGCACGCGCGCCTGCGCCCCGGTCTGCTCGCGCGCGGGGCCCCCGTCTTCGACAGCTACCTCCACGTCATGTGGCGGGCCCTCCTGGCCGGCCCCATGGTGGTGGAGGAGGACGTGCGACTCGTCACCCTGGAGCGAAAGCGCCCATGA
- a CDS encoding methyltransferase family protein: protein MKGLRDAPALYLGFISLHLLLGHLGASLVYRLRFGRGPLAYRSTRADSAHTRLTRRISGVSLVWAGSVVAAALWPRWSELPWGRPLLALPPEVGWALGVLGLVGMLAAQYGMGAAFRIGVDAGEAPPVLHERGLHRCSRNPIYIFSYLYLVGASLWAPSLVTLGACAVLGGLFHGLVLQEERYLSARLGEAYARYRQRVPRYL from the coding sequence ATGAAGGGGCTTCGCGACGCGCCCGCGCTCTACCTGGGCTTCATCTCGCTGCACCTGCTGCTGGGGCACCTGGGCGCAAGCCTCGTCTACCGCCTGCGTTTCGGCCGCGGCCCGCTGGCCTACCGGAGCACCAGGGCCGACTCCGCCCACACGCGCCTCACGCGGCGCATCAGCGGCGTCTCGCTGGTGTGGGCGGGCTCGGTGGTGGCGGCGGCGCTCTGGCCGCGCTGGTCCGAGCTGCCCTGGGGCCGGCCCCTGCTGGCCCTTCCGCCGGAGGTGGGCTGGGCGCTGGGCGTGCTCGGGCTGGTGGGCATGCTGGCGGCGCAGTACGGCATGGGCGCGGCGTTCCGCATCGGCGTGGACGCGGGGGAGGCCCCGCCCGTGCTGCACGAGAGAGGGCTCCACCGCTGCTCGCGCAACCCCATCTACATCTTCTCCTACCTGTACCTCGTGGGCGCCTCGCTCTGGGCTCCGTCGCTGGTGACGCTCGGGGCGTGCGCGGTGCTGGGGGGGCTGTTCCACGGGCTGGTGCTCCAGGAGGAGCGCTACCTCTCCGCCCGCCTCGGCGAGGCCTACGCGCGCTACCGCCAGCGCGTCCCCCGTTACCTCTAA
- a CDS encoding MBL fold metallo-hydrolase, whose product MLDRPMYLKPDVAIEPLFNQWYVWWYLISPATAPLFVSRLHLKLMQSFVANPDVHVAALQNPALMGGPFINHPVSRVNEVKALLDRTTREQADMLAYTKAVSDLEQLLASSKGESLEPLYAKVPDMLRGFVELHYDLAHRANARIMEPLLYRSSLYKESAQSISLMRVAGDARKYVFSTPRLEGDSPLWLQVPYRHEGIDALFRMRHTPGSPGQVAEMLGVPSSAAEAFADLFTETAPRKPEPYTGSGVRVRYFGHACVLMETREVSVLTDPVISYEFPTDQRRFTHADLPEKIDYVLITHGHADHLMMETLLQLRHRIGTIVVPRSNAYSLADPSLRLVLEKTGFKNVIEIDDLQEIQIPGGSLMGIPFIGEHSDLAVQAKTAHLVRLAGRSLLMAADSNALEPRMYQHLSELVGPLDALYLGMECEGGPMSWMYGPLLSQPLPRKMDQSRRLNGSDSARATEILNHLNPKEVFIYAMGQEPWLRHVMVLQYDETAPQMIESNKFIEVCKGRSIPAARPFLSMERILE is encoded by the coding sequence ATGCTCGACCGCCCGATGTACCTGAAGCCCGATGTCGCCATCGAGCCGCTGTTCAACCAGTGGTACGTCTGGTGGTACCTCATCTCCCCCGCCACGGCGCCGCTGTTCGTCTCCCGCCTGCACCTGAAGCTGATGCAGTCGTTCGTCGCGAACCCGGACGTGCACGTGGCCGCGCTGCAGAACCCGGCGCTGATGGGCGGCCCCTTCATCAACCACCCCGTGTCGCGCGTGAACGAGGTGAAGGCGCTGCTCGACCGCACCACCCGCGAGCAGGCGGACATGCTGGCCTACACCAAGGCCGTGTCGGACCTGGAGCAGCTCCTGGCCAGCTCCAAGGGCGAGTCCCTGGAGCCGCTCTACGCCAAGGTGCCGGACATGCTCCGCGGCTTCGTGGAGCTGCACTACGACCTGGCCCACCGCGCCAACGCCCGCATCATGGAGCCGCTGCTCTACCGCAGCAGCCTCTACAAGGAATCCGCGCAGAGCATCTCGCTGATGCGCGTGGCCGGTGACGCGCGCAAGTACGTCTTCAGCACCCCGCGCCTGGAGGGCGACTCCCCCCTCTGGCTCCAGGTGCCCTACCGGCACGAGGGCATCGACGCCCTCTTCCGCATGCGCCACACGCCGGGCAGCCCCGGTCAGGTGGCGGAGATGCTGGGCGTGCCGTCCTCCGCCGCGGAGGCCTTCGCGGACCTCTTCACGGAGACCGCCCCGCGCAAGCCCGAGCCGTACACGGGCTCCGGCGTGCGCGTGCGCTACTTCGGCCACGCGTGCGTGCTGATGGAGACGCGGGAGGTGTCCGTCCTCACCGACCCCGTCATCAGCTACGAGTTCCCCACGGACCAGCGCCGCTTCACCCACGCGGACCTGCCGGAGAAGATCGACTACGTCCTGATCACCCACGGCCACGCGGACCACCTGATGATGGAGACGCTGCTGCAACTGCGTCACCGCATCGGGACCATCGTCGTGCCCCGCTCGAACGCGTACTCGCTGGCGGACCCCTCGCTGCGCCTGGTGCTGGAGAAGACGGGCTTCAAGAACGTCATCGAGATCGACGACCTGCAGGAGATTCAAATCCCCGGCGGGTCGCTGATGGGCATCCCCTTCATCGGCGAGCACAGCGACCTGGCGGTGCAGGCGAAGACGGCGCACCTGGTGCGGCTGGCCGGCCGCTCGCTGCTGATGGCCGCGGACTCCAACGCGCTGGAGCCGCGCATGTACCAGCACCTGTCGGAGCTGGTGGGCCCGCTGGACGCGCTCTACCTGGGCATGGAGTGCGAGGGCGGCCCGATGAGCTGGATGTACGGCCCGCTGCTCAGCCAGCCCCTGCCGCGCAAGATGGACCAGTCGCGGCGGCTCAACGGCTCCGACAGCGCCCGCGCCACGGAGATCCTCAATCACCTGAACCCGAAAGAGGTCTTCATCTACGCCATGGGCCAGGAGCCCTGGCTGCGCCACGTGATGGTGCTCCAGTACGACGAGACCGCGCCCCAGATGATCGAATCCAACAAGTTCATCGAGGTCTGCAAGGGCCGCAGCATCCCCGCCGCGCGGCCCTTCCTGAGCATGGAGCGCATCCTGGAGTAG
- a CDS encoding PAS domain-containing sensor histidine kinase — MTVQWKPATDAAARVFPDGGELGALCRAKDWSAHPLGPVDGWPQSLKTAVSMVLGSQFPLIVLWGPQLYQFYNDGYRLLMGTKHPGGLGQGNKECWPEVWHINETIYPRIFNGETVTYEERMYPLAPHGYPEEYFLTLCYSPVRDETGAVGGVLVSIFDVTREVRARNERDRALAEARAERERLYEVFMQAPAVIAVLEGPEHCFTVSNPLYQQLTGNRDLIGKPLREALPEIGDQGFLQLLDNVRSTGKPYIAHDALVRLDRKGTGAVEDVYVDFVYQPLKDASGSVFGIMAHAVETTEQVLARRSIEALAAERVAMLGHIADAVITFDTAGRVSFINEMARTLYPGLRVGEPFAAQGFRQERVDGTPLSADELPPARAGRGERVLNEVWNIHTSDGHRQRVQGSAVPVYTDTRVHLGVVLTLRDITQQHRLEQQLELERNRLTQVFMQAPASIMVARGPQHVIQVVNPGYDQMTGNRPLVGKTIPDAFPDLAGQGLFELYDQVYATKQPFVGNEVPVRVARFGRVDDAYFNFVYQPLIDEDGETFGVMTHAVEVTDMVRSRQQAEERTRELVRLTQALEQSNRELDQFAYVASHDLKAPLRGIANLAEWLKEELGSNLTVEAREFITLLHGRVHRMEALIDGILTYSRAGKLSDPAAVDTGALLKEVVELLAPPPEAEVKVQPGSPTVSAERVKLQQVFLNLIGNALKFTRLHRPDPRIQVTWRDAGEQYEFTVADNGPGIAPEFHERIWGIFQTLESRDKVEGTGIGLSVVRKIIETRGGRAWVDSVPGEGAAFRFTWPKT, encoded by the coding sequence ATGACCGTGCAGTGGAAGCCAGCAACCGACGCAGCGGCCCGGGTCTTCCCCGATGGCGGAGAGCTGGGCGCGCTGTGCCGGGCGAAGGACTGGAGCGCGCATCCGCTGGGCCCCGTGGACGGCTGGCCCCAGAGCCTCAAGACCGCGGTGAGCATGGTGCTGGGCTCGCAGTTCCCGCTCATCGTCCTGTGGGGGCCACAGCTCTACCAGTTCTACAACGACGGCTACCGCCTGCTCATGGGCACCAAGCACCCCGGGGGCCTGGGGCAGGGCAACAAGGAGTGCTGGCCGGAGGTGTGGCACATCAACGAGACCATCTACCCGCGCATCTTCAACGGGGAGACGGTCACGTACGAGGAGCGGATGTACCCGCTCGCGCCGCACGGCTACCCGGAGGAGTACTTCCTCACGCTCTGCTACAGCCCGGTCCGCGACGAGACGGGCGCCGTGGGCGGCGTCCTCGTCTCCATCTTCGACGTGACCCGGGAGGTCCGGGCGCGCAACGAGCGCGACCGCGCGCTGGCGGAGGCGCGGGCGGAGCGCGAGCGCCTGTACGAGGTCTTCATGCAGGCCCCGGCCGTCATCGCCGTGCTGGAGGGGCCCGAGCACTGCTTCACCGTCTCCAACCCGCTGTACCAGCAGCTGACAGGCAACCGGGACCTGATCGGCAAGCCCCTGCGCGAGGCCCTGCCCGAGATCGGGGATCAGGGCTTCCTGCAGCTGCTGGACAACGTGAGGTCCACCGGCAAGCCCTACATCGCGCACGACGCACTGGTCCGCCTGGACCGCAAGGGCACCGGGGCGGTGGAGGACGTCTACGTGGACTTCGTCTACCAGCCGCTCAAGGACGCGAGCGGAAGCGTGTTCGGCATCATGGCGCACGCGGTGGAGACCACGGAGCAGGTGCTGGCGCGCAGGAGCATCGAAGCGCTGGCGGCCGAGCGCGTCGCGATGCTGGGCCACATCGCCGACGCGGTGATCACCTTCGACACCGCGGGCCGCGTCAGCTTCATCAACGAGATGGCCCGGACGCTCTACCCGGGCCTGCGCGTGGGCGAGCCCTTCGCCGCCCAGGGCTTCCGACAGGAGCGGGTGGACGGCACGCCGCTCTCCGCCGACGAGCTGCCCCCGGCGCGGGCGGGGCGGGGGGAGCGCGTCCTCAACGAGGTGTGGAACATCCACACGTCCGACGGCCACAGGCAGCGCGTCCAGGGCAGCGCCGTCCCGGTGTACACCGACACCCGCGTCCATCTGGGCGTGGTGCTCACCCTGCGTGACATCACCCAGCAGCACCGCCTGGAGCAGCAGCTGGAGCTGGAGCGCAACCGGCTGACCCAGGTCTTCATGCAGGCGCCCGCCTCCATCATGGTGGCCCGCGGGCCCCAGCACGTCATCCAGGTGGTCAACCCGGGCTACGATCAGATGACGGGCAACCGCCCCCTGGTGGGGAAGACCATCCCGGACGCGTTCCCGGACCTGGCGGGCCAGGGCCTCTTCGAGCTCTACGACCAGGTGTACGCCACGAAGCAGCCCTTCGTCGGGAACGAGGTGCCCGTGCGGGTCGCGCGCTTCGGCCGGGTGGACGACGCGTACTTCAACTTCGTCTACCAGCCGCTCATCGACGAGGACGGGGAGACCTTCGGCGTCATGACCCATGCGGTGGAGGTCACCGACATGGTGCGCTCCCGCCAGCAGGCGGAGGAGCGGACGCGGGAGCTGGTGCGGCTCACCCAGGCGCTGGAGCAGTCCAACCGCGAGCTGGATCAGTTCGCCTACGTGGCCTCGCACGACCTCAAGGCGCCGCTGCGCGGCATCGCCAACCTGGCGGAGTGGCTCAAGGAGGAGCTGGGCTCCAACCTCACCGTCGAGGCGCGTGAGTTCATCACGCTCCTGCACGGCCGCGTGCACCGCATGGAGGCGCTCATCGACGGCATCCTCACCTATTCCCGCGCGGGCAAGCTGAGTGATCCGGCCGCCGTGGACACAGGCGCCCTGCTCAAGGAGGTGGTGGAGTTGCTGGCCCCGCCGCCCGAAGCGGAGGTGAAGGTGCAGCCGGGCTCGCCCACGGTGAGCGCCGAGCGCGTGAAGCTGCAGCAGGTGTTCCTGAACCTCATCGGGAACGCGCTCAAGTTCACCCGCCTGCACCGGCCGGATCCGCGCATCCAGGTGACGTGGCGGGACGCGGGGGAGCAGTACGAGTTCACCGTCGCGGACAACGGCCCGGGCATCGCACCGGAGTTCCACGAGCGCATCTGGGGCATCTTCCAGACGCTGGAGAGCCGCGACAAGGTCGAGGGCACCGGCATCGGGCTGTCCGTGGTGCGGAAGATCATCGAAACCCGCGGCGGCCGGGCCTGGGTGGACTCCGTGCCGGGCGAGGGAGCGGCGTTCCGCTTCACCTGGCCCAAGACGTGA